A region of the Cydia fagiglandana chromosome 20, ilCydFagi1.1, whole genome shotgun sequence genome:
gaatTGGTTCAACGGTTTGAAACGCTCAGTCTATAATTTTAATGTCCGGAATTGCAAACACAGTTTGACCGATGTATGTTAAATGTTAACACTTTCAATAAGCACTACACTGTTTTGCGAGATCGAGGACACAAAAACAGCTAAGTATACAGAGACCTCAAAATTTCAATAACACaaaatattaagtataaaattatcacTGACAACacaattaaaaacaaacattTCATGTAGTTACCCTTTCCATTAGTTTGCTTCACATCAGTCACATCAGCATCACATATCCCTATTTGACATGTTTCTAATAGGACAAAACTAATTATAGCATTTCTTGTACATACcagttaattacttatttattatcacTTGTATTATTTCCTTTTCTGTTCTGCACTTTTAACAAAATATCCAATAACTTAGTGCTGTAGTTCAAAATCCATTTTAATACCGTACCTAATGTAGAAATTTTAGCTCATGCTCATATCATGTAGTAAAACCCCTATTTAGCTACAATTCTTTATTCTTATAACAAAGTGTTATCTCTTCTTGAGTAATGTAGATGCATAAGTGTGATATGATACAATAAACCGTCTGGTGACAAGCAAAAATGGTTCGCAATGGCTATGATCTTGTGGTGGTAATTAGTGAGCTTTGCTTGTCATCTGACCATCAAACACTCAATAAAAAATCTCATGTTATACCATTTTACCAAGAAAAATTGTGTTTTTGACTGCTTTTATATAACCATATCTGTGTGAATAGAAGCTGGGACCTGTTGCCTATAAAACAACCGAGCCGATAACATTAGGACTTGAAAAAGTTGTAATTTTATCATAGTGgtgttttgtacggaacaggTGCCTGACCCTTGTTGATGTGTGTCGACAgcggcggtggcggcggcggcgcggcgcggcgactAGCATAAGTTTACCTTAATGTATAGCGACTTGCCTCCTGACACACGGACAAACATTTTACATGTAGACTGTTTGACCAAGACTTATTTGGTAAACTGTGTATCAGATTTGAGGAATGACCGACAAAAAAAGCATTTCAAATATTGTCCGTTTTTTCTAAAGATTGGTGGTATTTTAGAATAGAACACAAAGCTAATTTTAAAAATGAAATTGTTGATATAATATATTGTAGTCAGGAGGTATCTCGCGCGATATGACGATTTGTATGACTAAAAGcgttttcttttgtttcatccACTGTGGATTGGATTGGCTCGGAGTTGCTTGCTGGATGAGGGCGTAGGATCGCGGATAGGATGCACTCTGCGCGGATCTTTGGATTTTTGGATCGTACCGAAGGATCGGATCTTTGGATTTTTTGGATCGTACCGAAGGATCGGATCTAGGATTTTTTGGATCGTACCGAAGGATCGGATCTCGGGATTTTTGGATCGTTGCAAAGGATTTTTGGATCTTGGACTTGCTTAAAAACTTTCGGATCGTGCACCGGATCGGATCGGATTGGACCGGACCAGGATCACGGATCTTTGGGTATGATTTTGAAATTTTTGCAAATAATTCTTTCTGTTGAGTGCACGCGGACCGCGCGGGCGAGGGGCCCAATGTTGCATCGGCGTGGCTTACCTCTAATGGCTCCTACACACTTGGATTCACGAAAACATGAATTCAAGCTATTTGAGCCATTAGAATtaatgaacgtttttgcaaCTCGGCAGCAACCTCCATTATGTAATTTTGATTATAAGGCAAGACCAGCAAAGCTTGTAATACACAACTCTGCGAGTCTGCCTTCACTACTAAACATGATAATCCTTCAAATATTACATTCATGAATTAATAATTACTATTGTCATtataaataatcataaaaaACTAATTTGAGTTCAATGCTTATGAATTTTTTAACGTATGTTAAAACAGTCATTTCATATTTGATGTTTTTAAGTAAAATTATGTGTACCAATGAATTAAGgatatttaataagttttaGTTTTCCTTGCCGGCGTCACTCCAAAATATATTGACTTAAATTATGTGTATAGTCAGTGTCATTTAGCTGATCTATTTGTATTTACTTTTACTCATTGAAAGCTATTTTGACACTTGAGTATTAGTCGCGATAAGTTGAAATAAGGAACTTAAGATTATGGTTTAATTTTGGTGGGCGGAATGTTCATTTTTCGCTTTTTAAGGATTCtgattaaatcaaaataaaaaagatGGATTTGCTATATACTTAAGTAACTTATTGCGGCTTTAGATGTATTAGGGATAATTGAGACGCATTCCAAACAGTGATTGTACTGTAAATTGTTTGAATTGGTACTAATGGTGATATTTGTTTTGGAGCGGCGCCGGCGCGAGCACCCACTCGCGGCGACTACACGGATGTTATTATGGGATTTTAAACGACTActacatttttgtcatttttatcCACATATTGGCGCACCACACGAGCTGACTTTATCCTAAATTCAGAACCTGAATTTTTATGGTCACATTGTCTATGACACCTTTTTATGGAAATATTTCTATGGTCAATGGTCACAGAATACGCGTGTGGTGCGGCTAagaaacaatttcttaaatatttaacctacctaacctaacctactagTTATAGTAGTTGAACATGATAATTAACATAGTCAAAAGGATAGCTCGCAATTATTGAAGCATAACTAACACATTATGGAACATCACCTTTTGATGTCAATCGCTCAATGACCCAATTCTCAACTCGATTGAGGTTCGAGGCAAACATTGGCCCTTATAACTGGGTCAGTGCCCTGATACAATGTTATATTGCAGATTCCTCTGGCATGAGCTGTTATAgtcattgttatttttattaggcTCAATCGATTATAAAGTGTTAATACTAAATCGATCTGAGGTCATGATACAAAGTCAGTGCCTTGGCCTTTTTGAGCCGCGGCCAAGAATCATTTCCTTGGCGCCTCTTGGGCGACAACTCGGCTATTATGACCGTGTCGGGACTAATTGACGAGAATATTCGTAGCACAATCGTTATTCGAGTTAAATATATGTCTATGAAAATGTAGTTCAATAAGATTCGGTTTCAACGAGACATCGTAGAATCTTGAAACTTATCCGTTACAAAAAAGATTAGAATTTGCATATCAGACGTATCAGTATTTTTCATATATAAATTATCTCAATAATTCTCTTCTCCAAATATGAGTCGAGCTTTTGAGTCAATAGGTTAGTGGTATATTGCTAATAAAATTTTGGTGTGGTAGAAAGTAACACACAAGTCACCCATCTACACTCAAATTTAAATAGGCGAGTTTTATAGGGTTAGAATAAGTAAATTCTTGTAGGTATGGCCTATTAGcagaacattatttttttgtttgacatCTGATAGACCTGACTATAactatgaatattttaaaatccCGTGTACCATCCTTGTATCGTTTACCCTCGCCCTTCGCGATTCTCTAACACTTGCTTTTCAATGTTTCTACACCCGTAGGCTTAGCACAAGTGCACCGCGACAACTTGCGCGCGAGATATACTACCAGACTTTTTTCTGGCTGTATTCATTGGGATGATGACACATGATTTTTATAACAATtagttaaataaattgaaaattagCAATCACAATAAATTGgacacgaaaaaaaattttaacaAAACCTCAAAGTTTCAAGTTTTTGGTTTAATTCTTATATTTCTAAAGTGAAAAAAATGTTACCATTCGATTccttacattttattgaaaaataaattgcattGCAACTACACAATATTTTACCCTCAATcatagtagcaattcgttttcCATACTTCAATATGGTGTCTAGTGTCTACTCAAGCGAGTCAAGCGTGACATCACTTCAGAGTACCGTTTAAGTCACCTAGTCTTTTAATAATGGACGGGTAGTGTATCTCTTTCGCGATACTGCCGCGGCGCACTCTTGCTAGCCCTATAGGCTCCGGAGCGATCGCTTCCCGCCCTAGTAGCTAACTAGCATGCTACGCCGAGTGTGTGACTGGTCTTTACTCTGAGCAAGCGGGAGGTATGTTAGACGGCCGAGCGCTAGGCGAGGCCTGTAATATCACAAATGTATATGTACTTGTAATTTAGGTTCTGCATTCCATGCCGACACAGTTTGATGGACTCAATAAATTCCTTTTAAAAATTGGTTGTTTTATTTGTAACAAACCTTAttaccttttcgacgccgtgtcaaacacaaaaagtgacaaaaactatcactcggacgccacgtcaccgaagtgtcgaactgtaataatttaactttatgtatAATGCACGTAGGTCTGTGTTGCTCTATTGTCTGCGACGGATTAAtaggtctttggcgttggacctacggtgcggatatatcagtcattggcgtccaaaaggtaaGGTACAGGAAATACTTATAGTAACATTAAACTAGGCAGCAATTCAAATGGTGATAGCGAGATAATGACCTATAATGATTTTAATTGCTACTTCCCAAAACTATAACTCCACTTCTACCTACACTTGCATACAATTTTGGTTTAGTCAGACCTGCCTTCATTGTTTGTAACTCCAAAGTATCTAGAATAAGATAGATAAAACAGGAGGGAAGAGAAGAGAACcaatatgaaaataaaagtaggtaggtagcttACTTTATTGACAAAAATTGTAACGTGAATACCATACAACGGAAACGTCAGTCCTCTTCCGTTCTAAATATCTACCGCCGCAGCTTCATAATGTCCATGATATATGGACATATCAAAAATGCACTTATTTACACTTACACCTAAGGTCctgatgaaataataaataatttgaatatTACCTATATCAATACAATAGACTAGATATAGACAGTATGGTCATGTAAGGAAGTGGTTTGGGTGTCTCAAATTAAACCGTATCTTGATCTTCTTTCATGCCGTTCAAGGGTCAAATAAGTTCCCTTGTTAGATCTTGAATCCCGAATGTATAGCGGTGACGCCGAAGGTGAGGTTCTCGTAGGTGACCTGCCTGAAGCCTGCATCTTCGATCATGGACTTGAACTTATCCtgaaatgataaataattaaatatagatTCATGAGGTAACTAAGGGCCCTATCACAATGGCTATTTGCGAGCGAGTTGAAAAGCGCGCAACGATTCCGCTGCGTAGAAAGATACTGGGATTCTTTGAAAATACGTGGCGCGCTTGCAAATCGTCTGTGTGATAGGACCCTAACTGAGCCTAAAAACGAAAATACGACTAACGATCGATATTatcataataaaaattattttattttgtaaaacctAGCGCTTACAAATCTTACGATGGATGGTCTGCCtgtaagttattttacaaaataataaagagGCACTGCTCTTCAGTTCAGTtcatatatatgtatttctCTAAGATTATAAATCACATATACGAGAAACAAACAATGTTTTAGTAATAACATAACTCTTCCATATCTAcaatgctttttttttattcattattgtttactgtaccacagaataaataatagactAGGTActgaagactcactctctaacaaaacgtgtctgttgcgatcaggacaggtatggccgctaggtggcgacagcgccacgcgcggattatggctagccaccaatattggtgtggaacggatttACTTTttgctacctgttgcaaagcgacgaaatcgtggagtgagccacgcctgactgtacctaaaggtCATCCGATATaagatcggacaatgtgaaagcGCTCTGCCTTAGGTCGTAGTGTTAAAAGAGGGCTGACCTGATTAGGGAACTGGCGGATGCTCTCGACTAGATACTGGTAGGGCTTCCACTGGCCCGCAATCAGCTGCCCCAGCACTGGGATCACTTGGAACGAGTATTGATCATACGCCCTGAAATAATAGTTGGTCAATTATTAGTGCTGAATAAAAATGACCGGTGTGGGTgaagggtgtggattttttagtgaatttttaaagtgaccataatttttaaaaaacatgagttggtttttttttgtatttttatgataactgttatgacttggtctatcatccgtttacggcttgacgtcgaattctgggacaccctgtatactacCTATTGTACAGTCAAATTTCTCACTGGATCTACAGAGAATAAAGGCATGGTTATACTAATAGTTTTGCTGACTGTAGTACGTACGTCGAtacttacagatgtagtgcataattattttccatcgtattttcacggaaacgtacgaacgtgccttgctacttcagtcaatctcggtacaaaaagtactgaggttgactgaagtagcatattacgacaaatacgaacgtttccgagaaaatacgatggaaaacaattatgcactacatctgtaccacTGTAAAGTCTCGTTGGGCAGATGGCTGAACTCGAGACACATGAAGCGGCCGCCGGGCGCCAGCACGCGATACGCCTCTTCTAGCACCTGGAACGAGACAATTTTGGTTATTAAATTCGTCTAAAACCagataaatcttaaaactttcATTAGACACAGACATTCATTGATGAAACGGGTCTGTACATCAACATTTAGGATATTTTGTTGTTACTCTACAGACTGTACTTCTTCTTAGTCCTAGCTTTTATGCCATTCACTTGGGATCAGCCCAGGAGCGCgcatggctcactccgcgacttTGCGACTCACGGACCTCACAAATAcggtgaaaaataattatgcactacatctgctACAGGTAgcaaaaagtacatccgttccacactaattttggtggctagccataagccgcgcgtggcgctgtcgccacctagcagccatacctgtcctgatcgtaacagacgcgttttgttagggagcgagtcttctgtacctagtactattctTTATTCTGTGCCAGGAGGGAGGAAGAACTTTTGCGCCACATCACACGACAGTACTTCTGTACTGTACCTTATCAATATGTGTGCAGTTGCGGATGCCGAAGGCGATGGTGTAAGCGGTGTAGCTGTCGTCAGCGTGTGGTAACTTTTCTGCATCTCCGCACACCCAGTCAATGTCCACTCCGCATGACTCCGCAGTGTAACCCTGTCTGAAACAGTAATGGGAAGAATTATTAATGAGACCAAAAAACACAACTTCATTGGAATTTGCTGTGGCAGCTTGTATCAAaagccggccaagtgcgagtcagactcgcgcacgaagggttccgtactattaaGCAACAAACGGTAAAAAAATCACGCTTATTGTGTGGGAGctccatttaaatatttattatattctatttttagtatttgtcgttatagggacaacagaaatacatcatctgtgaaaatttcaactgcctagctatcacggttcatgagatacagtaggcgggtgacagacagacagcagtcttagtaatagggtcccatttttaccctttgggtatagAACCCTATAAAAGTAGTTTTAACAAATGGCTCTTGAGTCATAATAATATTCATACTTTTGTGCCCTGAGTTTGCCCACATCGAGCATTGCTTGGTTGATATCGCAGACAGTGACGGCACTCCGTCTGCCCTCTGGTGCAGGACCCAGGTTCTTCAGATAGTTTATATACCGGAATGTAATGTCCCCTGTAATCCAAGAACATGGGTAATTAGTCACTAAAATAGAATAAACAAACATATGAAGCTGAAACACAGTTTTAGTACATAGgtaattgaaattttctattaaaattattttgcaTTGTTTAAGAATTATAAACAATCTTGTATAATATATCCTTTAGTTATTCTTAGTTTTAAGATGCCAATCAAATAAAGACAATTACTTCATAGGCTTAGTGTAAATATTGCTGATCAGATGCCAATACAAAAAGAGTAgtgagtttttagggttccgtacccaaagggtaaaacgggaccctattactaagacttcgctgtccgtccgtctgtcaccaggctgtatctcatgaaccgtg
Encoded here:
- the LOC134674692 gene encoding 2-methoxy-6-polyprenyl-1,4-benzoquinol methylase, mitochondrial, producing MALRNSVLKLAKLGRSSSHIRLRLLSTQTSEKVNESEKSKQTHFGFETVDEKEKWKKVHNVFETVAEKYDVMNDAMSLGIHRLWKDIFMQRLAPTHGTKLLDVAGGTGDITFRYINYLKNLGPAPEGRRSAVTVCDINQAMLDVGKLRAQKQGYTAESCGVDIDWVCGDAEKLPHADDSYTAYTIAFGIRNCTHIDKVLEEAYRVLAPGGRFMCLEFSHLPNETLQWAYDQYSFQVIPVLGQLIAGQWKPYQYLVESIRQFPNQDKFKSMIEDAGFRQVTYENLTFGVTAIHSGFKI